AGAGTGAGCTGTCGAAGTAAGGAGCAGGCATCGGCTTTTTATTTTGCTTGCATGAACATGCAAAACCCCCGCTTGCTTTGTATGCGAGCGGGGGCCAGGGAGACATTAATGATCGCCGTGATTTCCCTTGGAAGGGTTGGTGATGACATAGCCTTCCTGCGGGGTATAGAGGTAATCAATGACGATGCCGTCCAGCAACGGTTCGTCTTTTTTCAAAATCACATCAATCTCTTTATCCGTGGCGATGACGACATCGTCCTCAGTCGGCTTGTCCAGTGCCAGGCCGTAATGGGCGTGATCGCCGTGAGCATGGGTTATGTAGGCGCG
This sequence is a window from Brevibacillus composti. Protein-coding genes within it:
- a CDS encoding iron-sulfur cluster assembly accessory protein, yielding MKVKITRNAAKQLSTVLEQEADKELKLRAYITHAHGDHAHYGLALDKPTEDDVVIATDKEIDVILKKDEPLLDGIVIDYLYTPQEGYVITNPSKGNHGDH